AAGCGATGAGCGAGCCGGGCGTGATGGTCTCGCTGCCGCTGCAACAGGGCTGGGGCGCACTGTCACCGGCCGCCACGGCGCTGCTGCTGACGCTGGTCGATCAGGAAAGCCCGGTCTGGCTGGATGCCCAAATCGACAACGAACAGCTGCGCAATAATCTGCGCTTCCACACTGGCGCGCCCATCACTTCGCAGCAGGATGCACCGTTCGCCCTGAGCCATGCGACAGCGCAGCCCGATCCGACGCAGTTCGCGGCAGGTGACAATATGTCGCCGGAGAAAAGCACCACGCTGATCATCGAAGTGCCGTCGCTGAATGGCGGATTAACGCTGCGCCTCTCCGGCCCTGGACTGCGGGAAACCCGTGCCATTGCGCCACAGCTGCCGGAAAGCGTACTGGAATATCTGCGCA
This genomic window from Pantoea sp. Lij88 contains:
- the phnH gene encoding phosphonate C-P lyase system protein PhnH, which produces MTLLASFNHPVADAQRAFRRILKAMSEPGVMVSLPLQQGWGALSPAATALLLTLVDQESPVWLDAQIDNEQLRNNLRFHTGAPITSQQDAPFALSHATAQPDPTQFAAGDNMSPEKSTTLIIEVPSLNGGLTLRLSGPGLRETRAIAPQLPESVLEYLRTRPHPFPQGVDLIFTCGEAMMAVPRTTVVEVC